The following proteins are co-located in the Pyrobaculum calidifontis JCM 11548 genome:
- a CDS encoding cytochrome c oxidase subunit II, which yields MTIHKEEKIWAGIVAAMVVVFLAALAYAAWVIGLQVPGGDVQMVNPQRALEELKPGVREVAPGKYEVTLIGKMWSWFPNKIVLKDPVEVKFRLTSVDVIHGFQIVGTNVNVMVFPGYVAEITWRVPPNAKGTYLMICNEYCGAGHQNMYGYVIIERSS from the coding sequence ATGACGATTCACAAGGAGGAGAAGATCTGGGCCGGCATCGTCGCAGCCATGGTAGTCGTATTCCTGGCGGCTCTGGCCTACGCCGCCTGGGTAATTGGGCTACAGGTCCCCGGCGGCGATGTGCAGATGGTCAACCCCCAGCGCGCGCTAGAGGAGCTGAAGCCTGGGGTGAGAGAGGTGGCCCCCGGCAAGTACGAGGTCACGCTGATTGGCAAGATGTGGTCGTGGTTTCCCAACAAGATAGTGCTCAAGGATCCAGTGGAGGTGAAGTTTAGGCTTACCTCAGTCGACGTGATCCACGGCTTCCAGATAGTGGGGACTAACGTCAACGTGATGGTTTTCCCAGGCTACGTGGCTGAGATCACTTGGAGAGTCCCGCCCAACGCCAAGGGGACGTATCTAATGATCTGCAACGAGTACTGCGGTGCTGGACATCAAAACATGTATGGCTACGTAATAATTGAGAGGTCCTCTTAA
- a CDS encoding cytochrome c oxidase subunit 2A, with protein MPEEVEARGALATILIYGAIFAVLWFVIYAITLSRGIVG; from the coding sequence ATGCCAGAAGAAGTAGAGGCGAGGGGTGCTCTGGCGACTATTTTGATCTATGGCGCAATATTCGCGGTGCTGTGGTTTGTCATATATGCAATAACGCTGAGTAGAGGCATTGTGGGGTAG